The genome window GTTGGATTAGACTGTATTAGATAGAAAGGAAGAATTAAAGAAGAGTGTCTGAACTTACCTGTGCAATGAGCTGCTTGAACTCAGTGATTGACTGGTTTAGGTAGGCCCTGATGCTGACGGGAGGGGCAACAGTGTCAGTCTTCAGATCCACCACGTGAACCTTCACCATCACctctacagagacacacaccaaccAGTCACACACAACTCATTTCCAAAAAGGCTAAAAGAGTTGCTAGTTTTAGTATTATATTTAAATTATTGAATGTGTTTTACTGACCTCCGGGTTTGTATGGCTGGAAGACTTGCTCTGGTCTGCGGGTCTCCAGCAGCAGGTCAAACATGTAGGAGGACTTGACCCCGCCCAGCAGCAGCCCCATGGGGGTGTCCTCCTCGCCCTCGTACGAGCGCTCCAGGTACTCATGGAACTCATCGTACTTGACCAGGCGACAGCAGTCCAGCGGGACCACCCCATCCAGTTCCATGAGCTATGGGGCAGAATGATTggccaaagacacacacaaacacgtccaATTGCTAATAGACGCATAAGGTAATGTTTTGAAGCTTCTTGGCCATTGTAACCCCCCTTTTATTCTTACAACTATGTCTATCCTAGGACCACTCTCTATTCTGACACCGACCGCTGGCTGGTATGAACTGCAGCTGCTGAGTGAGATTAGCTTTCAATGCTTTCCTCCCCGTTTAGCTTCCACTCTGACGTACCTTGTAGGCCATCTCTGTTGCCTCTCTGAGCGTCTTGTCCTTGTGCACTTCCAGCTTGTTCTCCATCATAGCCATCATCTTCACCGGATGCATGCAGAACAGCTTGATCTGACAGAGAAATACAGAGCAATTAACAACAATACAACCCCTGTgaaaaacaacagaacaacatTCAGTCAAATGACCGACACCGTTGACCATGGGAAAGTCCACAGGAGGAGGATGTACCTTGCAGGTATTACGCTCgatctccctctgtcttttctcCTGCTCCTCAGACTCCTTCTCCCTCTGGACCAGATGCTTTATGTGCTCAGGGAAGTCATCACAATCCAGATACTCTGCAGTGGTAACAACACGGCCCATCAGTCAAGAGATCACCATAACTAACTGGGGGTCCAAGTCATTGAGAGAGACTAGGAGAGCAAAACCTACTAGGATTGTTATACCCACATATTCAACTTTATACAGATGAACAGTCATTTTAGACATTTAAAAGCAAACTTGATTATGGAACTAGACTTGGTTCAATATGTTTCCCTTACTTGCATTCCTTGAGGGGTCTTTCAACCTATAAATCAGCATATACGCATTCGTAGAGCTGTTGGAACAGAAAAACATCTTATTAAATGCAAATGGAGAAAAGGAAAATGAGTAGCCAAATAGAGTTCCATCTTCCTTTCCAAACACATGAAAGAACAGTGCATTACGTAAAAGCTCAGTTATCAACAGGGCTTTGTCCTAGCCTGAATAACCACCCTCTAGTTTTTCTCCCAGGGAGACTTCAATAAAATGTAGGACTAAGTAAAAAAGCCCCGGTTCATCCCCATTAAAGCTTCCTCTGGTATTGAACGTTGCGGTGTGTGGAGTGGRAAGTGAACAGATGCTGGTAATGTTCTGGCCATGTAGGCATGCATTAGTAGGTACATACAATGAGATTGTGAGATGGGAGAGCCAGGCATGGGAGTGAGATGTGTTCAGGGACATATTGATTTCAGATCAATCCAGAGATTGACAGAGACAGGAGCTCCACTGACCTGGCAAAGGCACTGGAGTAATAGCCTCTGCTCCCCGAGGACCCTCCATATGTTTTCCTGATGTCTTCCTGGGTGATCTatataaggacacacacacacacacatcaacacactggACCACCACCGTTGTGTTTCTGACAACTGTCAGTTACAATGACAGGAGTTATGTTGATGCAACCTGTGTTGAGTTGTTTTGTCTAGTATTACATGCATAGTAAACATAAGTTATTGTAAGACTGATAACCTTGCTGACGTGCTGGTCGTTGAAACTGTACCACTGGCCATCGCTGAAGGACTTAATGCAGGCATAATAGTGGCCACCTGCAGCGCTGCCCGAATGCACCATGACCGAGAACAGCTCAAAGGTCAATGAACTCTGTAGACGAGACAGGGGCAGGAGAGACAATTGGCTAACAATTAAATCTAATGACAGCAGATTGCACTACATGCAAACAGACCAGGATGGGCTATAAGACACAGGGAGTACGGGTGCTAGAGTGTAAGGACGGTTTGTGTGGTATTACATACAGTGTTGAGGCTGGGTACCTTTGGCTTCAGGACCCTCTCAGTACTGCTGGCACTGTCCAGGCAGATGCCCTCATCCACACCGTCGTCCGCCGAGAAGTCGTTGCTCATCTGGTCGCTGTGGCAACTGCCTTCATTCTCTGCCCCGCTGTCAGTGCAGCTCTCCGTTTGAGGAGATTTCTATGAGAGCAGGCATTGATCAAAAACAAAGAgcaggatggaaagagagagaaagcagacagaGTTCAGGTATCAGTAACACTCATGAATTAATGATGACTTCATGGAAATTACTAATACATGAAACATAATCGAAAATCTAATTTGAGTGGACCTGAAAGGCTGGCACTATTCCACCCCACCCCGTGCCTCATTCTATCTAGAGTATAAAACACATAGGAGGCCACACTGGGCTGGTGTGTCTCACCTCGTCCTCCACGTCAATGAAGGGACCCATGTCCAGCTCCTCAGGGAAGGACATGCGGTCGTTGAGTTTGATGCGGTGCATAGTGGTGTAGTCAAAGTCAAAACGCTTCAGCTGCAGAGTCAGCAGGTAGGGAAAGTGAAGAAATCTCAGCCCCTGTGGAGGGAGGGCAAAGGGCATGGGTCAGAACACAAATTGCCTGGGCAGACCAGTGACCACCTTCACTCAATACCCCCCCCCATCAGTTCTCCCATGACCCAAAGGGAAGTGTGGTCTTAACATCAACAAGATCACTAGTCTGTATACTCACCTTACGGGCATCACATTTTTTCTTGCAGCGCTCACAGAAGTACTGGTTGGCCCCGTCCAGAGTCTCTGGCTGGACGAAGGCCTGCAGAGCCTCCTCCTGTTTCAGTGAGTCACAAAGGCACTGTATCAGTAACAACTCTGACCACATCTACGTCACATTACACTGTCTTACTATTAACAGTCTTAGGAAAATGCAGGAGCATACAGCAGGGTCTGGACTTCAGTGTCTGCGCGGTGAATACATAAATGACCATCATAGCTTTGATCTCTTCACACACTTGGATTAATACTGCTATAGTCATCAAGAAGGGCAGAGAcaagagatggaggcagagagacacacaccacgcTGCCATAAGCCTGGCTGGCCCCAAATGGTCTGATGACCAGTGGGATGTCCAGGTAGGTGTCAATCCTCCAGCTCTCATAGCCACACTCCAGACAGCGCACATAGTCCTTCAGCTTCCCCTGGTACAGCTGGTTAATCAGGTCAGCCTGAGGGGGAACACAACACGAGGGAGTCAGGCCCAAGCAgtcacaacactcacacacatgtatCTCTCAGAATTCTGAAATACGCTCTTCACTGCTCACACTGAACCTACTACTCACACAACTCTATGCCAGCTTAATAATAATGTAAACTCCCTAAACTCTAACACTCCCCAAAGACAATGACTCGGCTCCTCTCAAAAAGTCAACACATTTCACTTAATATGTGATTGCAACAGCAGGCTCATTAACTGGGTAAGACCCTATTTAACAGGTAGAGACCAATTGGTCCAAGTGTTGGATGTTAATGGAAAACTGTCTAATGCAAAAGGAGATTAGCTGTGGAGTCCCGCAGGGGAGTGTCCTTGGTCCACTGCTCTTCCTACTGTACATTAATAATATGAAAATCAGCCTGCTCTTGTAAATAGTttttgtatgcggatgactctgcTCAATTGGTGTCCCAAAAGAACAAAGCCTCAGTAGAAGAGATCCTTAGAGCGGAGTTATCCAATATTTCCAAATGGCTTATTTGGTTCCAGAGTAACGCTTGCAAGGTCCCCTGGTTTCAGTGTCAAAGTGGGCAACTCAGAGGTTAGACCAAAAACATCACCTTGGGTGTTAATTTGATAGGTACCTGACCTGTGAGATTatgtttaacaaaaaaaaatatatatatataattcctaGCTCAGACCTCTAAATGGCTTGATATTGACACCCTGAAGAGTTTGGCAGGTAAGCTAGTTCAGTGTCACTGATTATGTGTGctcatcatggttcaccagcagccacaAACATCTAAACAATTTAGGATTTAAAAACTTTTGATTCTAAAGAATAAGCCACAGACCAGCTAAAACAAGCTTGAAAGAATTGTATTTTAACTCCCCCGGCCCTCGAACTTATCTGGAGGTCCAGCGTTTTAAGCAGCTAGGGTGGctgtgtaaaaataaatgttattaatTGAAGTGATCTGGTAAGGTCCACAGGATTATCACTGACTCAGCCCTCACATACCTATCCAACTATGTTTATTTAGAGATGCCCACCAGCATAATACCTGCGCCAGAGACTTTCACCATTTAAAATTTTAGAGTATATCTGGTAAGAACCCTTTTTTRTATTCCAGTGCTGTTGAGTAAAACAAACTACCATAGCAACTTAAAGCCATACCAACAATAACCTCATTTAAATAGAATGTAAAAAGCTAGCTAACAATTGAAAAGTAGCAAACATTTTCATGTCTGTATATATCTGGAATATGTAACTAATCTAccctgagtgtgcaaaacattaagaacatctttccctgaccaggtgaaagatgatcccttattgacgtcacttgttaaatccattcgaatcagtgtagatgaaggggaggagacaggtaagagggatttttatgccttgagacatggattgtgtgtgacattcagagggcaAATAGGCAAGACAAacgtaagtgcctttgaatggggtatgatagtaggtgccaggcgcaccgatttgtgGCAAGAACTGCAAATCAGTTTCTCataagaatggtccacctcccaaaggacatccagccaacttcacaactgtgggaagcattggagtcaacatgggccagcatccctgtggaacgatttTGACACTTTAGAAACCAAGCCCCGAcaagttgaggctgttctgagggtaaaagggggtgcaactcaatattaggaaggYRTTCWtaatgttttgtacactccgtgtttGTCAACAACCCAAAGAAATAGGGACCACAGCAGAAATAAATctgactttattgtgcaatcccgTTCACATTTTTTGTATGCatgtaattttttaaatgacaaataaaaacaaacagttGAAGAAAACAATAATAGAAGTTCAAATAAGTACCGTAAGTGGAGAAAACTGCTGCTGGGGACACAAAYATAGCAAAAATCAAAATGKGACTTTGATTAACCACTGATAATGCAGAGCATTCTTTACAAATACAGCTAAATGCAGGAGCCTAGTGCTTCTATCCACAGTGAATTAAGTGTTTACGGTTCATACCAAACTCCTGAGATCAGAAAACGCTAAYCCTCAGCCTTACTGGCTCTTTCTCACCTTCCCACAGAAGGCCCTTTGTTCTGGGCCTGGGGAAGGCCCCTCATTGGCTCCCTGGATTAGTGTTTTCAGACAAGTAACAGGGTTCACTTTTCTTTCATACCTGCTCTGTCTGCTTCCATTTCTGCTCCAAGGCATCAAACATGACCCTACACAGCTCCTGGACRTCATGCTGCTGCCAGGCTGAAAACACAGATACGCAGACACAACAGAAGAGACATAGATAAACACACAGACCAGTTAAGACAGTGAACtgtgtgacaaaacaaacaaagtacCCCTTCACCCACACTCTTCCAGTTCCTTTATCAAAACATCAGAAGCGGTTAAGCCTAGGCTCCTCCTGGTTACGGGGAGGCTGCCTAGATGTAGCAGTGTGACAGCCCACCTTCRCTGCTGTCCCAGCCAAAGCTGCGGGTCACGTCGGTGGTCTCGATGGCCCTCTTCTTACTGGTCTGCAGCAGCAAAAACAGCCTCTGTAGCTGGTAAGGGATGCTGGTAACCGGGTCTTCTTCCGACTCCTCAAACTCCCAGCTGGAGGGAACAGTGGAcaagtagaaaatagttttaGGACAAAGCTCTTCATTAAATACCGTTGTTTAGAACAATACAAAGAGCTTCACGAGAACAGGTACTTACTTGTACAGTGCATTTCTGAACTCTGGGGTCATAAACAGTGTTTGTAGAAGGCTGTTCAAATAGCAGGTCATGGCCTGGTTAACCAAACCCACATATCCTGCAGAGGGGGAGAAAGACATGAAATCAAaagtaatttgtcacatgcgccaaatacaacaggtgtagaccttagtgaaatgcttacttacaaacctttaacaaacaatgcagttaagaaaaaagaagtgttaagtaaaaaatctaagtaacaaataattaaagagcagcagtaaaataacaatagcgaagctatatacagggggtaccggtacagagtcaatgtgcgggggcaacggttagtcgaggtaatatgaacatgtaggtaaagttaaagtaactacgcatagataataaaccgagagtagcaacagcgtaaggggggggaaatgcaaatagtccgggtagccatttgattagctgttcaggagtcttatggcttgggggtagaagctgttaagtagTCTTTTGAAAATAGACTTGGCacgccggtaccgcttgccgtgtggtagcagagagaacagtctatgactagggtggctggagtctttgaatttttagggccttcctctgacacagcctggtatagaggtcgtggatgggaggaagcttggccccactgATTTACTGGGATGTACGCACTactctagtgccttgcggttggaggccgagcagttgccataccaggcagtgatgcaaccagtcaggatgctctcgatggtgcagctgtagaaccttttgaggatctgaggacccatgccaaatcttttcagtctcctgagggggaataggctttgtcgtgccctcttcacaagtatcttggtgtgtttggaccatgatagtttgttggtgatgtggacgccaaggaacttgaagctctcaacctgctYcactacagccccatcgatgagaatgggggcgtactcggtcctccttgTCCTTTAGTCCTCAATcatgtcctttgtcttgatcacgttgagggagaggttgtcctggcaccacacggccaggtctggcctcctccctataggctgtctcatcgttgtcggtgatcaggcctatcactgttgtgtcgtcggcaaacttgatggtgttggagtcgtgcttgaccgtgcagtcatgagtgaacaagagtacaggaggggcccccgtgttgaggatcagcgtggtggatatgttgttacctacccttaccacctgggggcggcctgtcaggaagtccaggatccagttgcagggggaggtgtttagttccagggtccttagcttagtgatgagctttgagggcactatggtgttgaacgctgagctgtagtcaatgaacagcattctcacataggtgttccttttgtccaggtgggaaagagcagtgtggagtgcaatagagattgcatcatctgtggatctgttggggcggtacgcaaattgaagtgggcctagggtttctgggataatggtgttgatgtgagccatgaccagcctccaaagaacttcatggctacagatgtgagcgctatgggtcggtagtcatttaggcaggttaccttagtgttcttgggcacagggactatggtggttttcTTGAAACRtgttggtattacagactcagtcagggacaggttgaaaatgtcagtgaagacacttgccagttggtcagcgcatgctcagagtacatgtgctgttaatccgtctggccctgcggccttgtgaatgttgacctgtttgaaggtcttacatCAGCTACGGACAGCATGattacagtcgtccggaacagctgatgctctcatgcatgtttcagtgttacttgcctcgaagcgagcatagaagtaatttagctcgtctggtaggcttgtgtcactgggcagcttgcggctgtgctttcctttgtagtctgtaatagtttgcaagccctgccacagccgacgagtgtcagagccggtgtagtacgattcaatcctagtcctgttttgacgctttgcctgtttgatggttcatcgaaGGGCATAGCGGGAGCTTCCGGGTTATAGTctcactccttgaaagcagcagctctacccttaagCTCAGTGCAGATGCAGCCTGTAATCcagggcttctggttggggtatgtacgtagtcACTGTGTGGATgacatcaatgcacttattgatgaagccagttgATGAAGCCAGCCAgacgtggtgtactcctcaatgccagcGGAAGAataccagaacatattccagtctgtgctagcaaaacagtcctgtagcttagcatctgcttcatgaAGTGAGCTGTCAGGGGGGTTACGTAACAGGAAGTGAGGTCAAGTCTATGCTGTTGACAGAAAGGGTGTACCTGTGTCAGACTTGTTGAGGATGGAGGAGTAGGAGTAGCTGGGGCTGCTGTAGTCGCTGCTGCAGCCCACCGTGCCGTCTCTGGGCAGCGGGCCGATGAAGCGCTCCTGGGAGCTGTCATCCAGACCACTGCTGCTCGCTGTCCCCGACTCATCCTACACAAAGGAGAATTAAGCTTCAGCTCATAGCTACCACTAGTCTACCAAGAATKAACTGCATGTCAATCCCTCCTCCAGGGGAATGCTCTAGGCATGCTGGTATTCATATTAACCATTAACTCTCATCTTCCCACTCACTCACCGATGCAATCAGAGGCTGTTCTCCGTCCTTGTCTGTGAGTTGGAGGAAGTTCCTCTTCCCGGGCTCGAACCCGGACTCAGTGAGGGACATCTCACTGCTGGGGTCCAGCGACCCCTGGGGGAgaacagaaaaagagaaaaaacacccttcagtttggccaggcaggtCTGAACATGAGAAAATAGCAGAcgcaaacaaaataaaactagGATTTGAGATTGAAAAAGTTCAGTAGTTCCCCACAATACAACCTAATCAACCTGTCAATCAGAGGTTCCCATTGAATTCATAAGGAGAATCCTCCCCATGATCATTCAAAAGATGAGCTTTTAGGACCAGTTTGTGGAGCATGCTATGAACCGCAGTGTTTTGTCATGTGATGTTggctgtagggggggggggggggggggggggggtagccagCAGTGGAAAGAGCTTAATCCACTGACCTACTCTTGTGAGAACTCCAGCCTCAGATTACTTCAGGGACAGGAAAGAAAGAGACTGGCGTACATAAAGCTATTTACACACTATGGGGAGGATCCAAACGGCACTATTTCAAAGTGCGGCTCAGTTGAGCAGCTGACGTACAGTAGACAGTATAGCCATGTGTGGAGGAGGAGCAAACAACGGACGTTTTGGAGGAGTTTGAACGTGTACACAAGTATATAACCCCCCCACCAGGATCCAATAAAGGGACCTGGGATCATAAGGTTGTCTTAGGACACAGACGCACCATGTCCCCTGTCTTGCGCCATGCCAGGTCAAAGGTGCCGTTCACATAGCCCGCCTTGTGGGCCACATCCTCGAAGAGTTTGGGGAGGGTGGTGGAGGCTGGCAAGTTGAGGGTGAGCCTCTCGTTGACCGTCTTAGCATTGGTAGTGTCCTGGACTATGCACAGCACTCTGGGCTCCTCCGCCGCATCCTCTATCTGTAGGATACATACAAACACCYTGAGTGCAGAGCGCACACACCTTCATTCAGTGYTCTACTTCATGACAAAATATTAAAACGTTATCAGCAGGTTATTTGCATGCATTCAGGGAGCCGAGAGATTTGACTGCAGTCAGTGGGTAGGGCATTCTCATACTCGCACGTGAATGTCATCATAACAGGCGAACGAACACCAGACAAGAAACTAGAGCAGGCGGATGGTGCAATGCAGGATTTCTATTATATGACCTACAGTGTGGACCTTACGTTGCATTACGTTCTTGGAAGATGCAGATTAAAATAGTTGCCCAAACCTAGAGGGAGGCACATTACAGAGACTGGAACAGAGCCATGCTTCCAAACTATCATACAGTGCCAAAAATTCCTCCATAAGGAATGTCTCATCAGTAAGGAAACTGAAAATATCTGGTTAATCTGGTTAAGTAACTCAAGGGACGGGATGACAGTACATTATTAAATTGACCAAAAACCATAACATGCAATGATAGATCAAGATTTGAGCCTCATGCATACATKGAATCTATAGGGCTAGTCTGGTTTACCAGTGAGAGCCTCACACCATCACAACCTCATTGTTTCTATTCAGTCTGGCTTTGTCCATGTTATTTATGAAATGATGGGCTAGTTATTCAGCAAATCTAGTGAAGCCAACATTCGTTATGATTACAATGTCCACTACAGTGTATAAGACTATTTTCCCCAAAGCAGGCCTTCCAGGAATGACACAAGAGAAACCTGTCCCGGACATAGTGGTGTTTCCGTGACTAAGTGTGCCCAAAACAACTGTTCCAATGAGGCTCACGCAATAACACAAGCTTAAAAGGTCTATCAGCACCATTACATGGCCAGTGCTTATTGTGACCTTTAATTGTGGACAATTAAATATAGTCCATGAGTGTGGTGTGTTAGCATTTGTCAAATGTTTCCCTAATYGAAGAACCTTTTGTATTTTCCTAAAGAATTCAAATGAGTCATCCCCCAAACAAAAATTCCTATGTTCTGTGTATTTAACCTACATGTGTGTCATGTTGGGCTGGTGTTACCGCCATTTGGGTTAACAAAACTGGCCCTCAATCAATCAGCCCTCTATTCTAAAAGTTTCTATTTTGTTAAGGTTGAGGCACAGTAACCAGCTGGTGGTAGGTTGGCCAAACATTCAGGACAGCAATAACCTGATGCTCCATGCAGTCATCAGCAAACCCCACACAGTAAACTGCACACAGCCACAGACTATCCACTCCGCTAGGAGGAACTACCTGAGAAAACCTCTTCTTCATCTCAACGAAAATACTCTGCCTGCAACTCCAAAACATACCCTAATGACACATGGGAAGGAGGGGTGAAAAACACAAAGATTAAAACAGTGCAAACAGCTGTTACCGAGAAGGGAAACAGTTACGCAACATGCTAGAGTTTCTCTATGTATCCACAAGCACACCGGCTCAGACGAACTAACTGGGAATGGCACGCTTTCAATTCACTTCTAAACACCACAAGTAATACTGTAGGTATTATTAAAATCAAACAGACAGTTACTTGTTCTATGTAAAGCTGGTGATCTTGGCAAACTATGTCCCGGCCGATGCTACAAACAAGCCGCAGATGTCAACACATGAGTGAATCATCAGATTAGGGGTATTTTTATCACAGATAATGTCKCAAGGTGCTGACATGCAGCCGTAGGTGCTATAGAGCACAGACAATCGCACTACACAGAACAGATACGAGAATCTAGGCTAAATGACAAACAGAGGAATTATTACTTAACTAAAACCAGAGTTATTAGTCTGGATTTCTGTTAAGTCATTATTGATCCAGTCAGGTGACACCGAAAAACATTTTCCTTCCAATAGGGCAAATAACAGCAAGCGAACACCCAGCATCAGTAGGCCTACAGCAACACTAACTCTATTGATGAGCCTTCAGAGGGTGAGAACAACCTGGTCTATAGTCGCTGGCTGGCAGAAAACCCTGAATTTCAGCAGAACTTCAGCTGGTAATTTTCAGTCTCATTTTCATGTCACTCCAGTCTGTAAGATCAAATTTTTTCTTCAATCAAGAAGACAGTCTGGGAGGGGGAAAAAGTGTCTCTTTACTTCCTGGTTTCACAGTAGCACCTGAGGTCTAATGACTCTTCCTGAAACAGATACTGAAACTTTTCTATGCATGTTGTTTCTCGGGAACTGTGAACATTGCATAAAGGGAAAGCAAGAGTGGGCTTGTTAACCTGCTTGGGGATTTGGTTTTCAAAAGAACATTTAGGACTAACATGAGTTGCCATGGGAATTACATTGCATTAACATGCATTTGCACATCTGACAAACTGTAGACAATTTCCTGGAAAGAAGATAAAAATGTCCCTAGTATAGTTGAAAGGTCTGAAACTAACATTTTTATAAAATCTCAAACACGTAAAtacaatagcccttacacagtatTAGTCCTGTTACCTCCTAGGAAAGTCTGCTCACGCAACAGGCAAGGGCAAATGCCACCACCAGCACAGAGGACATTATACGAGTGTTTGAAGCTAGCCTACACAACTTAGAGAACTACATATTTGACTTGCAGACCTTGTTTTACTTGAGACAACAGGAACAATTTTATAACAATACAACAGCAGGTGTGCCTATGCTCAATGCCAGATTGAGGACTAAGTCTAACCTCAGAGGCCGAAAACACTCTCCACCCCGCTGACTCATCCCACTGCACACGACTTCTGTCAAGCGCTTTAACAGCAGCTagcaggtggctctacaaagtttaAACCAACCAGTTCCCTCTGGATGACTCAACAGTAGGCAGGAGTGGATATGTTGTGAAGCTACTGCTTCAAATAATGACTATTGCCTTCATTGGTTGGACAATAACAAGATCTTTAAACTGAGTGTTGTTGCTGTCAAAAAAGCTCTGTTTCAAGTCGCCTAACCTGTTCCATTTCAAATTGagatgaaaatgaaataatcattctcttgCTTGGTTAATGGATAACAAAGACGATTCTCCATTATTTTACACAAGACATCCACTGAAATATGAGGCCTAGCCATGCTCAAATGCAGAGTGACAGGGGCCCAGGCAGCGATGTGTGTAGGGTTGGAGATTGTCATCAGAGTTTGGCCGTGGAGAGCAGTGAGCCCTGCATAGAGCTGAAATAATGGTTTCAGCTGCGTGAttagggggatggagagaggactgATCAAGGCTTCGCTGAGCATAGCAGCACAACTGCTTGGGCCTTCAGCACTGGGAACACTTGATTATTGAGAGAGGCTGTCCAGAGCAGATTAAAACTAGTCAATTCCATTTTAAGGAGAAGTATTATCCTACTGAGGCCAACATTCCAGTCTCAGCCCTAATACCAGCCTAAACAGAGGCTCAGCACTCCTTGTCTTTATCC of Salvelinus sp. IW2-2015 unplaced genomic scaffold, ASM291031v2 Un_scaffold631, whole genome shotgun sequence contains these proteins:
- the usp47 gene encoding ubiquitin carboxyl-terminal hydrolase 47 isoform X6 gives rise to the protein MEMVPSEENQLVLKEIEDAAEEPRVLCIVQDTTNAKTVNERLTLNLPASTTLPKLFEDVAHKAGYVNGTFDLAWRKTGDMGSLDPSSEMSLTESGFEPGKRNFLQLTDKDGEQPLIASDESGTASSSGLDDSSQERFIGPLPRDGTVGCSSDYSSPSYSYSSILNKSDTGYVGLVNQAMTCYLNSLLQTLFMTPEFRNALYNWEFEESEEDPVTSIPYQLQRLFLLLQTSKKRAIETTDVTRSFGWDSSEAWQQHDVQELCRVMFDALEQKWKQTEQQQFSPLTADLINQLYQGKLKDYVRCLECGYESWRIDTYLDIPLVIRPFGASQAYGSVEEALQAFVQPETLDGANQYFCERCKKKCDARKGLRFLHFPYLLTLQLKRFDFDYTTMHRIKLNDRMSFPEELDMGPFIDVEDEKSPQTESCTDSGAENEGSCHSDQMSNDFSADDGVDEGICLDSASSTERVLKPKVPSLNTSSLTFELFSVMVHSGSAAGGHYYACIKSFSDGQWYSFNDQHVSKITQEDIRKTYGGSSGSRGYYSSAFASSTNAYMLIYRLKDPSRNAKYLDCDDFPEHIKHLVQREKESEEQEKRQREIERNTCKIKLFCMHPVKMMAMMENKLEVHKDKTLREATEMAYKLMELDGVVPLDCCRLVKYDEFHEYLERSYEGEEDTPMGLLLGGVKSSYMFDLLLETRRPEQVFQPYKPGEVMVKVHVVDLKTDTVAPPVSIRAYLNQSITEFKQLIAQATELSAETMRVVLERCYNDLRLLYVPNKTLKAEGFFRSNKVFVESSESPDHQVTFTDSLLWKLLDRHGNTIRLFVSLPVQSPGTNRTICQKVGGDPEECSEGSKVNXNSVEPILEESTEKLKNLSLQQQQGSSTSDSQKSSDTSDFEHIESPSPSQEPDSSSVSAVVAVDNRELENRIRVASGGGAYSDPETQFPGEERSDSEVNNDRSTSSVDSDILSSSHSSDTLCNADSGPIQLANGLDSHSITSSRRSKANEGKKETWDTAEEDSGTDSEYDENGKSKAESYYLYFRAEPYAQEDGSGEGGQKCVLVHVDKRITLSAFKQNLEPFVGVTSTQFKVFRVYANNQEFESVRLNETLSSFSDDNKITIRLGRALKKGEYRVKVYQLLVNDAEPCKFLVDTVFAKGMTVKQSKEELMPQLKDQCKLDLNIDKFRLRKKTWKNPGTVFLDYHVYEEDINISSNWEVFLEVLDGPEKMKSMSQLAVLTRRWTPAQMKLEPFREVVLESSSVEELKEKLSEISGVPLENLEFAKGRGTFPCDISVLEIHQDLDWNPKVSTLNVWPLYICDDGAVVFYRDSTEEPMEQSEDERNELMKRESSRLLKTGHRVSYSPRKEKALKIYLDGGPVKDPGQD